TGCTGATGGATGCCATCGGTTCTGTTTTCCCCGATATCCGTTTTATTGTTAATGATTTATTGCTGAACCTGAAAAATTTTGAACCTATATTTGTTCCTGTAAATAAACACGGGAGACAATCGGCGGATTATGCCCGGAAAATTGATGAAATTTATTCCAGCGATGCACAGATCCTTAATTTCCCGGCAGGCCTGTGCTCCAGAAGAACCAAAGGAGAGATTATCGATCCGAAATGGAACAAGAGTTTTGTTCAAAAAGCCATACAATACCAAAGGGATATTGTACCCATCTATTTTGAAGGCCGGAATTCCAATTTTTTCTATAATCTGGCCAATATCCGTAAATCACTCGGGGTAAAAGCAAACATAGAAATGACATTCCTGGTAGATGAGTTTTTTAAGCAAAAAGGCCGGCATTTACGTCTGACAGTTGGTGAAGTGATCCCATATGCTACATTCGATCCGTCAAAAAGCTATATTCAATGGGCTGATGAGTTGAAGGATAAAGTATATGCTATGCGGTGATATGATGTTTTCCTGGATAGAAACAACTCCTAGAATCCTTTTATCTGGTCGAGATACCCCTGAAGTAAAATAGTAGCGCTTAATTTATCTACATTGGCCTTATTTTCCCGGTCCTTCTTTTTCATTCCTCCCTCAATCATAGCACGGACTGCCAGTTTGGAAGTAAAGCGTTCATCCACCAGTACCACTTTCATATGCGGAAACCGCTTTGTCAGTCGGTTGATAAAAGGAGTAACATATTGGGTCATGGTGTCTGAAACACTTCCGTCAAGCATGGTCGGGCAACCTACGATAATAGTATCCACCTGCTCTCTTGACAGATAAGCAGCCAGCCAGTCCAAGATCTTTTCCGTAGATACCGTTTCCAATCCCCCGGCAATGATCTGCAACGGATCGGTAACCGCTAATCCCGTACGTTTACGTCCGTAATCGATGGCCAAAATACGTCCCATTTAATTAGATTTATTGATGGAACAAAATTACCGTTTTTGCCGGGAAAAACGATATGCTTTTAATCATTCGTAATCTTACGAATAATATTTGTCCGGTCTATTTATTTTTATGTTTGTAACTTGTTCCTAAATATCTATTTTTGCATTACATTTTTAGCAACATTATTCATGAATATATTATTGATCGGTTCCGGTGGTCGTGAACACGCTATAGCGTGGAAATTAGCACAAAGTCCTCAATTACAACATTTGTTTATTGCTCCCGGCAATGCCGGTACTTTTCAGGTAGGCAATAATGTCCCTATCGGCGTTAATGATTTTGAAGCATTGGGACAATTTGCAGTACGGGAACAAGTCAGTATGGTAGTGGTCGGTCCTGAAGAACCTTTGGTTAAAGGTGTATCGGATTACTTTTCCGGACATCCGGAATTAAAACATATTTCCGTGATCGGCCCATCGAAGCAGGGAGCACAATTAGAAGGGAGCAAGGATTTTGCCAAGGAATTTATGTCGCGTCATGGTATACCTACTGCAGCATACCGGAGTTTTGCAAAAGAACAGGAAACGGAAGCCCATGATTTTATCCGGAGTCTTTCCCCTCCTTATGTCCTGAAGGCTGACGGGTTGGCTGCCGGAAAAGGTGTAGTCATTGTTGATACACCTGAAAAGGCTTTTGCTGAATTACATGAAATGTTTTCCGGAAAATTCGGTGACGCCGGGAAAAAGGTAGTTATTGAAGAGTTTCTTTCTGGAATCGAGTTGTCCGTATTTGCCCTGACCGATGGAAATGATTATGTCATTCTTCCCGAAGCCAAAGATTACAAGCGGATAGGAGAGGGGGATACAGGTCTGAATACTGGAGGAATGGGGGCTGTTTCGCCTGTCCCGTTTGCAGATAAGGTATTTATGGACAAGGTGGAAGACCGGATTGTACGTAAAACGGTAGAGGGTCTTCGCAAGGATGGTATTCCGTACAAGGGATTTATCTTTTTTGGGCTGATCAGTGTGCAGGGAGAACCGAAAGTCATAGAATATAATGTCCGTATGGGCGATCCGGAAACAGAGGTGGTCATGCCAAGGATCGAATCAGACCTGTTGGAGTTGTTGCAGGCGGTAGCCTCGGAAAATATCGGATCAAAGACGGTCCGTGTTAGCTCACAGGCAGCCACAACAGTCATGTTGGTATCGGGAGGATATCCCGGTGACTATGAAAAAGGAAAAATCATCGAGGGATTAGGACAAACGGAAGACTGTATGGTATTTCATGCCGGTACTTCCTTAGAAAAGCAACAAGTGCTTACTTCGGGTGGAAGGGTCATTGCCGTTACCGGATTGGCGGATAATATGGAAGATGCCCTGGAAAAATCCAACCGTAATGCGGAAATTATACGTTTTGAAGGTAAAAATTACAGGAAAGACATAGGATTCGACCTGAAGAAATAAATACTTAATAAAAGATCATGCTCCGTTTTTTCCGTTCTTCAAAAACCATTGTCCTGATCGTGATCCTCCTGCTGGGAGGATTGACGTGGATATATACCTTACTTGAAGGGAAATTGGTGAATGAAAACAGGTATGGAACATTCTTGTTCCAATCTATTGACGGATGGATGGATAACCAGCCGGAACTGTCTGTTTGGTGCGGATGGATACTGAGTATGTTGGGAGCATTGATGCTGATATTTGTAAATAACCGCTTACACCTGATAGACAGGATATCATATATGCCGGCCTTGTGTTATATACTGCTGGTGGGTGGGGTTCCTTCCATACATCAGCTCAATCCGGTAATTATTGCTACTATTTTTTTGATTCTTGCATTTATACAGCTGATCATGTCTTATAGAAGTGAAAATTTATCCTATGGGTATTTTCTTGCTCCATTGTTCATTTCCGTAGCCACCTTTTTTTACCAGTATGCTTATGTTTTCATGGTGATCGTATGGTTTTCCATTCTTTTTCTACGGCCTGGCTATTGGCGTGAATGGGTTTTTTCTTTGATCGGCTTTATTTTTCCTTTCTTTTTGCTCTTTTGTTGGTATTACCTATTGGAGGATAATTATACTGCTATTTTTATTTTCCTTGAAGATATATTTTCCATTCACAGGAATATTCCTGAATTACTACCATCCACGATGATCTTTTTTGGGGTATGTACCGTCGTAGGAATTATTACTTTCGGACATCTGATGCGTTATATCGGTTCCAGGAAAATCATCATCAGGAATGGTTATTATACCCTGATTGCTATTTCCATTGTTATTCTTATTATGGTAGCTATTATTCCGGATACCCTTCCCCTGGCCTGGTACCTGCTGGCCTTTCCC
Above is a window of Bacteroidales bacterium DNA encoding:
- the purD gene encoding phosphoribosylamine--glycine ligase; the protein is MNILLIGSGGREHAIAWKLAQSPQLQHLFIAPGNAGTFQVGNNVPIGVNDFEALGQFAVREQVSMVVVGPEEPLVKGVSDYFSGHPELKHISVIGPSKQGAQLEGSKDFAKEFMSRHGIPTAAYRSFAKEQETEAHDFIRSLSPPYVLKADGLAAGKGVVIVDTPEKAFAELHEMFSGKFGDAGKKVVIEEFLSGIELSVFALTDGNDYVILPEAKDYKRIGEGDTGLNTGGMGAVSPVPFADKVFMDKVEDRIVRKTVEGLRKDGIPYKGFIFFGLISVQGEPKVIEYNVRMGDPETEVVMPRIESDLLELLQAVASENIGSKTVRVSSQAATTVMLVSGGYPGDYEKGKIIEGLGQTEDCMVFHAGTSLEKQQVLTSGGRVIAVTGLADNMEDALEKSNRNAEIIRFEGKNYRKDIGFDLKK
- a CDS encoding 1-acyl-sn-glycerol-3-phosphate acyltransferase, with amino-acid sequence MNETPEKFIDIREVIRKKNPKLLRMLPGFVVSYLTRLIHQDEVNRIIYDYRDQYGLDFVRSILKDMDVTYSIEGLEDVPKDGRYIFVSNHPLGGFDGLVLMDAIGSVFPDIRFIVNDLLLNLKNFEPIFVPVNKHGRQSADYARKIDEIYSSDAQILNFPAGLCSRRTKGEIIDPKWNKSFVQKAIQYQRDIVPIYFEGRNSNFFYNLANIRKSLGVKANIEMTFLVDEFFKQKGRHLRLTVGEVIPYATFDPSKSYIQWADELKDKVYAMR
- the ruvX gene encoding Holliday junction resolvase RuvX produces the protein MGRILAIDYGRKRTGLAVTDPLQIIAGGLETVSTEKILDWLAAYLSREQVDTIIVGCPTMLDGSVSDTMTQYVTPFINRLTKRFPHMKVVLVDERFTSKLAVRAMIEGGMKKKDRENKANVDKLSATILLQGYLDQIKGF